The DNA window TTCTGGTCTCGTTGAGCTTCTTGATGCACATCTTCTCCCTCGTCCTCTCCCTCGCCCTCGCCCTCGCCTTGTCCCTCAACTCCTTGGTCGAAGAAGAAGCCGTTTTCATTTTGTTTGATGACACTTTGAAATTCTCGCGGGAATCAACCTCGCACTCGGcggctgcggcggcggcggctctcTCCCTCGTCTCCTCGAGATCTTCGATGGCAGTCTTGGACTTGGTGAGGAGCCAATCGAGGGTTTTACTCGGCTTGTCGAAACCTAGATTTTCTTGGAGGTCGAAGAACTTTCTAGCCACTCCGATGGAGAGGCGAACCCTCCGATCCCTCGGCCCTTGGGCCGTGTCGATTTTGCTGTGGCGGTCCTTCTTCCAGGCCTTGGCCGCGGCCGAGGGGTCGCCGCTGAGGCCGTAGAGCTCTTGATTGGCGGCCAAGAGCATgtcgtggtggtggtggagcaAGAAGTCGTTGCCATTGAGGCCGACAAGGGAGGCGGCGGAGGTACGAGGATTGGAGGGGTGTGGGTAATTGTATGCATTATTCTTGGTGAACATTGTTTTTTTTAGGTGGGATTAGAAAAGCAAGATGTTACATTTGATTTTATCGACAAAGATATGGAAATTGGAAACCCTTATAGTTGAGAATTGAATTAAATCGGACGTGGAAGGATGGAGATGTAGCAAGAGAGGGTTTCTCAGTGGTGGATGCTGATTACAGTTTCAAGTACTGAAATCATAGTAAAGTTGTCCGTTTCCATATTTAAATCTAGAAAGTGTCTCTGTCTGAGAAGGACTTCTTGAGAGTGTACTCTTCTTTCCATCCCTTTCAAAACAATCCATTTTTCCCTTGCATTGTATAAGTTGGTAAAATTTGAGTTGATATTACCATCAACCAAACCTAAGTTACTGTTTGGCTACAGTACATTATTTGGTCAATATTTTATGGTGTCCCATGTAGAGCATTGCTGAAACTTTACTAATTATAAGTTTTTGCTTCTTTTTATAAGGTGTCTCGATCATAGTCTTATCACGAACTATATTCTCATCAATTTATTTCtaatatactataaaaaaaattaacaaaaaaaatagaaacgtGTGACTGTCATGAAATATGAATTGACATTGTGTGATCCGGAGATTAGACGTTATGTTACTTATATAGTATATAGTTTAATAGCTTAATTAAGCTTATAGTAGACATTATTTATTGTCGATATAAGTCGCTAATAAAAAAGTAACACCAACTATTTATCATAAGCCATGTTCGTTGTCacggaataaaatgatagtggtaattattttgaagaaaaaaccACAATTGTTGTTTTAAATATAAAGTGACAGTTCATGTAATTAGAgttgaaatttttaataaaaaaaacatgacaattgttttaaataaaaatgacaattCTCGTTAGAAAAATGAGACTTGTTTCCATGTATATCATTTAACTAttttagtagtatattttatgttGAATAAAATTAAGTGGCAAATTTATAAATAACAGTTACTATTTCTCTatgaaagaaaatgaatatgtTGAGTACAAACCCATCAGTCGACAATCCGAACAGAATAAATTGGCTACATATTGGATTTGGATTGGACCCGACTATAAACTCTCGACAAACAAACACTTTCTTCACTCTATTTAAAGAGATCACTTGAATGATAGGAGTATGACATTTTTGATGAATTTATTAactataataaaatagaaagattaatgattaaatattttaataaagtgaAAAAAGAGATACATTTTGttcaaaaaagaaatgtgatCATTTAAATGggatattaaaaattaatttaaaaaaatagtgtaatacatagaaaaaaatattttgtgtgtatactTTTTATATATAGTACTTAGTATTTAATTACTCTCTCATCCACTattaaattagttttattttagtattttatcattaaatattgtatttcattcatattttttataaaatttaatattttctaaATTCATATTAGGAGTCTTTTTCGGTACACCGTGTTATAAGACATACAAGGTGAAAAGTATGTAAGATGCTTCTTCTCTAACAAATAGGTCAGAGGTTCGAATCAATACGGAGGTAGATGGGAAACCATTGTTGATgctcttttaaaaaatatgagtgaaaaagGTCAATAAACTCATATTGGCGGACGAATGAAAATGtcaaaagtgaaatgagactcctattgaATGgatcaaaataacaaaaaatgaatgtttattATTGGACTAattgtatatactccctctgcgGCTCTGTCCCATTTTAAGTAAGAACAcctttcttaaaatagaaacatcgcTCCCCTTTACTTTCCGCTTAACTCGCAATCACATGATAAATAAGAAATCTAGAACGGAGTAGTATTTCACTAATTAAAGCGGGAAGGAAAAAGTATAAAAGTAGAATGAATGCACGTTGCACTAATTTTTATCACCTACTACTTTCTTCTATCTTTCCTAAAATCCGCATCaaattgaaatgaaatattGAGCATATGTTTGTAACAAAATATGTGAAAATATAATAGAAGGGGAAAAATAATTAGCGTGTAGAAAGAGCATGGCAAGTCAAAGGGCGGCCGTGAGTGGTTTGTGAATGTAGGTGTGACCACCCTATCCGTATATTCCGAAAAAGCTGgtattatagtagtataataaaGCATAGGCTACGGAATCGAGAAATTATGCAGTTAATGAGGTCTGAATCTGATGATGAGCGAGGGGCCCCGTCACCTTCGTGTCCGCTTCTCCTTCTCCATTTTCTGCTTAAAGAAACCCTCACTCCTCCTCTTTTTTCTCAGTACGGCTTTTTCATTCCAGCGCCGATCAATCctcatttaataattatttttcccGACCTCCCATTCTCTGCATCTGCTGCCCACCCTACAAACCCTAATTTCCTTTTCATTTTGAAAACTGTATGTGAGTGGTGGTGGCTTTCCTGTTCAAGAAGAGGCGGAAATGAAAGATTTATTGGTGGTAAGTTGAAAAGGGGTGGTGTGTGTCTGGATAATTTGGgaaattattaatttgaaaacaaatCAAGAATGAGAATTTCTCTCagtccctctctctctctctctctctccttttgTGTTTGGTGGGATAAACCCTAAATCTGGTTTCTGTCTTTTTCTCAAAGAGGGAGAGGAAATTTGTTGATTTCTTGGTTCATAGACAAATTTTTCATTTCATAAAGTTCAATTAATCCATGGCtttatttgtttttcatttCTTCTGAAATAACCATCTTTGTAAACAAGTAAATGTCTTTCTAGTTGTGTATGAAGAAAAACTTGTCTCTAGCTACACATCAAGAtctatattaataaataaaaaaaaaagtgttcttttttttttgaacgaAAACCGCAGATGTTCTTATTTTTCTTATCCTCCTCCATTCTTTTTATATTGTCTTCTTCGAGGGGAGAGGATGGTTATTAGTTAGTGAAAGGAACCATTTTCAATGTTTGTACATGTGTCATTCACTTGCTCGATCGGTTTTAATCTTGCATAAGAAGGAGTAATTCTTTTGGATCTGCCATTAACTACTAAGTTTTAACAAAGCTCTTGGGTGTTTTCACACAAAAATTTTATGATTGTAAAAGAAACCCTGCACGACTTTATTCGGGTTAGTAATTTTACAGCAGGAAGTCAGCATAGGACATATTCTATAAAAACATCCCTTTTTAATATGCACTAcatatatgaaatttaaattatagtactccgtaattcattttataaaatcacCTCTCTCACACTCCCAGGCCAGCCCTTATTTTCTCTCCTTGGTTGAGATCTCAACCGacaccattaattaattaagggaTTAAGCTTGACTCACTTATGCAGAATCCCGTtggttttttaaattaactataATATTTACTTATATAAAACGAcattgttttaattgaattatgtCCTATATAACTATATTTGACTGCAAAACTGATTTTAAAGTAAATTTAGAGTGATTAAGTTCGCAGtaattttgatcatttttaaaatttacgtGCTAAACGACCCCAAAATTTATGTATTGAAGCGTCAATTAATACTCCTTAAATAAGTTAACTTTTGTACTAACCagtacttattttatttaaataattagggTTTATTACTCTTTTATTTAAAGACAACTTTTCTGTTCCGATTCCATATGAAATTTGAAAACCAAAAGATAATGAACATATTCAAGTACTATAAGAAGTAATCATCAATCCGGACTTACTAggtaaaactaaaaataaaggTAAGACAATTTTACTAATTCCTTAAATATATGAACTAAAAGACTTATTAACTCTGATTATTAACAAAAtcttaaaaatgtaaaataagacTTCCTTAAGTTCAAGCTCATGCTTCGAAAACCTCGGAAGGACActgttaaaataattattaaattttatttctgGTGATAAAAAAGTACTGTACTTATTCTTTTTTGTTTATGCTCGTCcttaatttattactataatCGAAGCCTAatgcatttcatttttagttacttttacCAACTTTTGTGTGAAATAGTACATTGCACAATATTATCTTAACAGAAACTGCATAAATAATTGAAGCCTAAGGAGCTCAATAAATGGAATTAAAAAGTACTCTAGTTGGGTACTCCACAAACAAAATGAAACTAAAGTTGCTTAATAAGAGATCCATATAAGATAAGAATACCATGTCGTTGGTAGGATATACTCTCTCCATCTGTTCATGATAAGtatcacattttgtcatttcgataCGTCTACAATTAAATGCTCATTTACATTGTTCCATTGTTAAAtaattacactcacattttattataagatTAACTTGCTAGTTTTGTTCACCAGCTTTTcttcatactccctctgtctctgaaaatttgtcacgtttcattttttgcactcgttttggaaaaatgataataaatagttaaagtggagagatggtaaaataagagagggaataatgtagagaagactctcatctacattattctctctcttacttcatttttccctctcttattttaccttctctccactttagctatttattactactatcatTTTTCTAGAATGGGTGCAGAAAGTGAAATgcgacaaattttcagggacgaatggagtatttctTGAAACTCGCACAGTGTTAAAATGGTACTATGAATCACAGATAAAATGTATTAGTAGT is part of the Salvia splendens isolate huo1 chromosome 6, SspV2, whole genome shotgun sequence genome and encodes:
- the LOC121807560 gene encoding transcription factor DICHOTOMA-like, whose protein sequence is MFTKNNAYNYPHPSNPRTSAASLVGLNGNDFLLHHHHDMLLAANQELYGLSGDPSAAAKAWKKDRHSKIDTAQGPRDRRVRLSIGVARKFFDLQENLGFDKPSKTLDWLLTKSKTAIEDLEETRERAAAAAAAECEVDSRENFKVSSNKMKTASSSTKELRDKARARARERTREKMCIKKLNETRNININGDFNFINKIASSSSNLGFRCHPTYEVAAANHQDLIQESIVINRKVKNPMGFQQNLIISSSNYGVPAPYNAAAAENWDSICAILDQHKFINNTSKQLGKKEEDNIGKQH